In Thermosphaera sp., the sequence CTTGGATTGTAAGCTATGATCCTTCCCTTGCTAGCTGTGAAGACGGGATGATTCCACTCTACCACCACCGGGTATCTTCCCAGCAACACTCCTTTGTCTAGCTTGATCTTCACCTGTGCGATGAAGGCTGAGAGATTAGAGTCTAAGAGCACTTCGTAAAACCCGTCAGGGGGCTGGATCACTATTTGATTATTTTCTGCCCGATACTCGGAGCATGGTGAGAAGATGTTTTTCGCCACGAGGACGCATTCTTCAATGCTGACTATATTGAGGCCTGAGGGGACATAATCTATTACGATGGAAGTCGAGTTTGTCCTAGTTGAGAGCCTCACAAGGGCCACATCCGGCGGAACTATTCGAGTTGGATAAGGCGGTGTTTGAATGACGTAGATAGTTAAGAAAGCCAAATCCAGGATTAGCAAGGCTAAAAACACAAACGTTTCAATGACGAAGGCTTGTTTCAAACCCTTCCAAGGCTTAATAGGGAAAAACATCAATGTGATCGATAAAACAACAAGTGGAAGCCAAATTATCAGGGGGATGGAACTAACTACCTTGAATCTTATCAGCTCGACAGGGATTGGCGGGTCAACTGAAGGGTTATAGTCCCCTTTTGTGACGGCAGTTGTTGCGTTTATTTGTACTAGTCTGTGAACAATGCACGTGAACTCCTCTTTACAATAAATAACGATGTCCCCTGTTGAGATAGGCGTTAGAGATGAGGACACCCCTACGACTAGGTCCCCTGGCTTAAGAGAAGGATACATGGAAAAACCCGAGACCGTGAACAACCCTAGAGGGGTGGGGAGGATTCTCGACCCGATGCTAAACCAAGTAATTAACACGATATAAGCAACCTGGATTAAGCGTTTCACCCAGTTTTTCAACCGGCTCCTCCTCCAGTGGAAGTGATCGTTATTGGGTTTGATACACAAACAGTTTTTTCCGGGGAACAATACTCAAGAGAGAATACAGCAGTGTAGTCAGGACTCGGCGCCGACGATACAAGAGTAACGTTCAACCCCCCTCCCCCCATTTTCACGAACGAGGTGCTCCATGACATTATTTCGTTGTCTACAACGCGTATTGGCGTAGAGGAGTAGGAGTTCGACGTTATAGCAACCTCGAAACTACAGACTCCACTGCTCTCCAGGCGGAGTAGGGAGAGTCTCACATCATACTCGCCTGCGTCAACAGGTATAACGCTTATGAGGCTAATACTCAGGTTATATCCCGTGATGTAAATATCGATGTAACCAGCCGTTCGCGTCGGGTCTACGAACCCATAGAAAGCATCCCCCGTTATTATGGAATACGTCTCCCCGCCTAGCAAGGGAGTCGACGTTTTAAGAACTACTACTCCGTAATTATTCTCAACTCTTATCTCCCCTCCATCGCCTACACCGATAACGTTATCAGTTACGACATTTACGCTCAAAGACTCGGCTACTGCAGTACCCTGTCCTACAAGCCTTCCCTCGTTATCGAAGACCCCTAGCCTTGCCCCCGGGTACAAGCCAGTGATCACTAGCGAGGTGGGATCATTCAGGGACAATATGAAGTCGTCGAAAACGGATTCCGCGCCATCCACCTCCAAACCCACGTATGCTACTTGAAACCTCCTACTACTCGAGCTCGTAGCTATCAGCGACCTAATCAACAAACCCTCCTCAGAGTATAGTTGCGCCCTTAGGTAGACCGCATCCGCCCTATACTCGTAGTAGACAGTGAGCGTATACCATTGAGGCGTGTAAGTGAATTGAGCAGAGAGGTTAAGCCTATTCCAACGGTTCGGAGTTTCCACTCTGTAACTCCAGATCTCCAACCATGCGGTGTTACCGGATCGTCTCACCGAGACCTCGTAAAGCCTGTCAAATTTGCTGTCTATAAAGGCCAACCCGGTGTATCCGCTTGTAGCTAAGTTCTTGAGTTTAACCGAGACGTAGAATTTAGGGTAAGAAGATACAGAGCTTGAGAAATAATATTGTGAAGCGCCCCCTATCCCCCCATCGTTGTCGACCCCGCGCACTCCCATTCCTCTATGTCCGTTAGCGATGAGAATCCATGAACCACTACGTGAACTCCATTGTTGACTAGGTTGTTCAAAATCGCTCCAGGTTATCGTATTCGAGGAACTCTTCGAGAGACTAATTGGGATTAAGGGGCTTTCCAAAACCATCAAATGAACAGGGGGTTTTGATGTGGCCAGGTTAACACTAAGATAGTTGAAAACGAAAAACAGAGAATCCAAACCAGTGAGAGTAAATATCAGGGCAGAAACAATGGGGAGAGCTTTAAGAATAACGATGGGAAAAAACGTTGAGGTTGAATTACTCTTGACAATAGTTCTCCACCTCACGGCGGGCTCTCAGTGTTTTGCGAGCTATATATGAGCTCTAACAGTATTGAGCCGCTTCCCGGGGGCGGCGTCTCATAGCTACCGCCTTGCGTTGTGTAAACGAACTCGAAATCCATTCTCAACTCTCCTTCAGCGTTTAGAAGTATCCAGTTGTCTGGTTGCAACTGAGTCGTCAACAAGTCCACTGTTCCCACAAGGACGCCTCCCTCGTACAAGTAAATTCTTGCGGACGCGAGATTACCGCTTGTCACCGTCTCGGCAACCTTTACTTTAACATAGTATGCGTTGTTAGGATCCTGGTTCCTTATTCTCAAAACATCCACATAGTAGGTCTTTTGATAGGTTGGGTGAAGGGTGAGAGACGCGCTCGTTCCAGTAGGATCTAATGTAACTTCAATAATCGCTCCGTAAAGGTCTCTCCCACCGCTGTTGCTTCCTTCCATGAACACGACGGGCGGTTTCGAGGGATTCACGTTGACTGCGGCAGGATAATACACGAACACGCTTGCGAAAGCTATGCTTACTAGTATTGTAGCAATGGTCATTCCTAGCATGAATCTTGAGGTTTTCACGATCTCAAACCTCTTCAGAGGATCCATGGGGCTCCGTTTTCCTTAAAAATGACAGGACATACTCAGTTAGGTGCGAGTTTAAAATCTCGAAATTGTTGAAAAGTAATAACTAGAGGGTAGAAGAGTTGTCAAATAGCGTTGAGAAAATACTGGTCTTGAATGATTCATGTGGACTACTGTTTTCACCAACACTTATAAAAGCCATGGAGAGGATCAGGCTTGCCCATCTTAGAGAGCTCTTGGAGCTTGAGAGAATTGAGTATGCTGGGCAAACGATGAGAGATTTGGCCTCAGAAATATCTAAGGCGGGGGGCGATGAATACCTTTTCCTTGATTATAGGGATGAGGCAGGGGTAAACTGCCTGATCATATCGAAGGGGCGGGTAGTGCTTAACTTCGAGTGTCTCGGGATGGGGGAAGATATCGATAAACAACTCGCCGCTCTAGCTGGATACTGTACGAAGGGGAAGGGAGATCTCAGAGTTTACAAGGTTAAGCCGATATTCATTGAGTGGAGTGAGAGATACAAGTTTGGGATAAGAATACTTGATCAAGCACATGAAGAAATGTTCATGAATTTCCAAAAGGTTTTCACCGCTATTATCGAAGGAATGGTCGACGAGGTTACGGGGCTTATAAAAAACGCCTATGAATCCGTTAAAAAGCATTTCGAGATCGAGGAGAATTTAATGGTTAAATATAATTATCCTAAAAGCAAGCGGAAAGACCATGAAACAACTCACGCCGAGTTTAAAACTGTTGTTGAAAACTTGGTCAAGGCTGCTGAAGAAGGAAGGTTCCTCGAGCTTTATATTCAGCAGTATCAATTCCTAATTACCTATTTGGATTACATGCTTAAGGAAGACAAGGAGTTTATAACTTTCTTACTTGAAAAATGCGGGGAGAATTGTAGCCCTTAATCCTTCTTCTCCTCTTGTTTTACCTCCTTTTCCAACTTTTTGAGTTCTTCCTCTATCTCCTTCTCTATCTCCTCTATGGGCTTCGGGGGAGGAGTTGTTGCCAGGGTATAGCCGATCCATCCAAGTATTCCGAAAACTCCGATGACGGCTATCATTAACGTCAGCTGCATTAGGACTAAACTATAATCGGTCATAAATAATACGTATCCATACAGTATGATAATAATGATGGAGACAGCCATCAGAAGCCATCCGATTGTCTGGTCCTTGCTCAATTTTAACACCCTTCGTTTCTGATATTATAGTGTATTATATAAAAATCTAACTCAGGCTTTTGTACGACCTGTACAATCCTATCATTGAGAAGGTTAGGGTAGATATTGCAATGCTTATCGTCACCGGGACTAGTCTAATACCCCATGGAGTGTAATTGAGGACAAGCCCTATTAAGGGAACTAGTGCAAGACTTAACCCGATTGAGAGAGCGAATTCTTCCAGCGGACGGAGGGACCTATCGGGATAGAGTGCCTTCAGCAGGGAGTATCCAGGTAGGAACAAGACGAAAACGCTTCCAAGCACGTATCTTGCAGGCGACGAGACTCTGTAATATTCGGTGAGTAGGACTAGTATTACTGTTGCGACTGTCAAGCCGGTTAAACTGTAAAACCAGGTCGAATAATCCGCTCGCGAGACGAACTCTGCGAAACTCTTTGGTTTCTCAGGGTCCTCGATTTCGAGCCTACCCTCCACCCATTCCCTATACAAATCTACTAGAAATCCAAGGTAAGCCCATTTTCCGAGCTTCTTTTCGTTAACGTATTCCTCTAGAGTTTCTTTACTGCTCAGGGCAGAATCACCTCTGTAACATTTAATCTAAGGAACACGTATCTCCCTGTATACTCCCAAAGCCCTGAATCAGGGTTGTAATAGTACAGTTCACAGACAAGTGTTTGATTCAACTTAGGATTTCTAAAAACAATTGTTAACGGTATTGTCTTGTTCTCTTTGTGAGGTAGAATGATGAAGCCCTCGTTTAAAACCTTTTTTCCAGTTAAAGGAGATTTTTCATTTGGTATCTCGCCGTCGCCTTCTTTAACCTGGTACTTGAAGAGTGCGGTGTAGCCAAGATGGTTGTATATGAATAAATTCAGCTTGACCTCCTGCCCGACAAACACCGTTGAAGGATACTCCCCAATTTTACCCTCCTCGTTAAGAAGTCCAAGAGCGGTGAAAGGCTCATCCATGCGCGGGATGGCAAGGGCTACTCCGATCGCAGACCCAACGATCGTTATTGCTAATATTACTGCGAAAACCTCTTCGTCAAGTATCACCGTACCTCCCTCATCAGCTTACTAATCATGTAACGTAAATCCGGGACCTCCTTAATGCGTATATCTGTTAATCCAAATTTAGAAAAGTTTTGAGCAATAATATGGTATTTCAAGTGATACGCCTTAGGATGGATCAATATGAACCCTGACTTCTTGGGGACTCTTTCTTCGAGGAACGTGAGGAGAGATATCGCGTAGCTCATATAATAATCCAACAGCTCTCTCCAAGCCTTTACATCGGATTCTCTCTCAATATTTAACCTGGGACGGTCGAGAGTTTCATAGTTAAATCTCGCCTGCACCTCCTCTAACAAAAGTATTTCGTTGAGAACTTGTATAATTTGTGTTAGACTTCCGCGAGTGAAAATCGTCGTCCCGCTTGGGAGCCTTAGAAGAAGGAAAATTTCCCTCTGGACTGCAAACAAGGCTGCATAAGTAGCCCTTATCAACGTATCCAGTTCAATAGGGTTGGACGCATCCCAATCGGCTACTATTACACCCCCTCCACCGCCTCCTCCCGGTTCAGGAGATTTTGAAAAGGTTTTTACGATTAATTCCCCTTTGCTCACGCTTTTCTTCCAATGAATGCTCCTCGGATGATCTCCAGGCAAGTACTCTCTAGCCCCCTCGTACTCTCCTGTTGTAGTCCGGGAGGCTGAGTAACCGAGCTCTCTTAATGGGGTGTGAAAAAGTGAGAGGGTGAAAATGATTTTGCCTTCAGCGGAGACTTCCCTTAAACCTTCAATCCCTTTGCCTGTTTCCACCGCCCCCTTACCGACTCCATGTTCTCTTTCAATAATCTCCTCCTCACCCACTGTCAAGCCTTTTGCGGAACCCCACCGTTGGACAACGAGCCAGACGGGGGGTGGAGTGGTAGTATAGTAGTATTTTCCAAGTATCTCCTTGAAAGTTCTTTGAATCACCGAGGATTTAGGTGTGACTTTAACCTTCAATACCTGTGGAGCGAGGCGTATTTTAGAGTATCCGCGAGGATCAGATATCTCGATGATTACATTATATTCATGTAATCCCGCTAGTCTTGGAGAGAACCTCAACTCTATCACTCCGCCTTTGTCTCGGAAA encodes:
- a CDS encoding signal peptidase I, whose product is MKNWVKRLIQVAYIVLITWFSIGSRILPTPLGLFTVSGFSMYPSLKPGDLVVGVSSSLTPISTGDIVIYCKEEFTCIVHRLVQINATTAVTKGDYNPSVDPPIPVELIRFKVVSSIPLIIWLPLVVLSITLMFFPIKPWKGLKQAFVIETFVFLALLILDLAFLTIYVIQTPPYPTRIVPPDVALVRLSTRTNSTSIVIDYVPSGLNIVSIEECVLVAKNIFSPCSEYRAENNQIVIQPPDGFYEVLLDSNLSAFIAQVKIKLDKGVLLGRYPVVVEWNHPVFTASKGRIIAYNPSPGRIEILGVRLRRVYSAGLGAYSLKVQENTLPGFTLEPFETREISVSETSGGATYVEVSYVFARRVYTWVGKLEG
- a CDS encoding DUF1616 domain-containing protein; amino-acid sequence: MILDEEVFAVILAITIVGSAIGVALAIPRMDEPFTALGLLNEEGKIGEYPSTVFVGQEVKLNLFIYNHLGYTALFKYQVKEGDGEIPNEKSPLTGKKVLNEGFIILPHKENKTIPLTIVFRNPKLNQTLVCELYYYNPDSGLWEYTGRYVFLRLNVTEVILP
- a CDS encoding hemerythrin domain-containing protein, with protein sequence MSNSVEKILVLNDSCGLLFSPTLIKAMERIRLAHLRELLELERIEYAGQTMRDLASEISKAGGDEYLFLDYRDEAGVNCLIISKGRVVLNFECLGMGEDIDKQLAALAGYCTKGKGDLRVYKVKPIFIEWSERYKFGIRILDQAHEEMFMNFQKVFTAIIEGMVDEVTGLIKNAYESVKKHFEIEENLMVKYNYPKSKRKDHETTHAEFKTVVENLVKAAEEGRFLELYIQQYQFLITYLDYMLKEDKEFITFLLEKCGENCSP
- a CDS encoding DUF58 domain-containing protein, with amino-acid sequence MRVAGNSSHYLAGLMFFSSMISSYITGNLFYSIIGLIFSSLLYYVKRELYDVVVLAWSASCFVANPAVLLLTTLALLIVHASTPLIVEYSEKSKLWDSFITAGVLTPVYLVNPPSLIPTTIYLSISTIVSFREYLRLSRIKVLLREKTQSILLGEDAVFHLDILSDSAFAYKVTVNNKTLSKGFRDKGGVIELRFSPRLAGLHEYNVIIEISDPRGYSKIRLAPQVLKVKVTPKSSVIQRTFKEILGKYYYTTTPPPVWLVVQRWGSAKGLTVGEEEIIEREHGVGKGAVETGKGIEGLREVSAEGKIIFTLSLFHTPLRELGYSASRTTTGEYEGAREYLPGDHPRSIHWKKSVSKGELIVKTFSKSPEPGGGGGGGVIVADWDASNPIELDTLIRATYAALFAVQREIFLLLRLPSGTTIFTRGSLTQIIQVLNEILLLEEVQARFNYETLDRPRLNIERESDVKAWRELLDYYMSYAISLLTFLEERVPKKSGFILIHPKAYHLKYHIIAQNFSKFGLTDIRIKEVPDLRYMISKLMREVR
- a CDS encoding transcriptional regulator yields the protein MSKDQTIGWLLMAVSIIIIILYGYVLFMTDYSLVLMQLTLMIAVIGVFGILGWIGYTLATTPPPKPIEEIEKEIEEELKKLEKEVKQEEKKD
- a CDS encoding DUF1616 domain-containing protein: MYREWVEGRLEIEDPEKPKSFAEFVSRADYSTWFYSLTGLTVATVILVLLTEYYRVSSPARYVLGSVFVLFLPGYSLLKALYPDRSLRPLEEFALSIGLSLALVPLIGLVLNYTPWGIRLVPVTISIAISTLTFSMIGLYRSYKSLS